One genomic region from Carettochelys insculpta isolate YL-2023 chromosome 4, ASM3395843v1, whole genome shotgun sequence encodes:
- the PAQR3 gene encoding progestin and adipoQ receptor family member 3 isoform X2 produces the protein MHQKLLKSAHYIELGSYQYWPVLVPRGIRLYTYEQIPVFLKDNPYITDGYRAYLPSRLCLKSLFILSNETVNIWSHLLGFFLFFTLGIYDMTSVLPSASASREDFVICSICLFCFQYWRQVYLITVLAMILAVFFAQIHPSYLTQQWHRLRSIIFCSVSGYGVIPTIHWVWLNGGVGASIVQEFAPRVIVMYLIAAVAFLFYISKVPERYFPGQLNYLGSSHQVWHILAVLMLYWWHQSTVYIMQYRHSKPCPDYITHL, from the exons ATGCATCAGAAGCTTCTGAAGAGTGCCCATTACATCGAGCTCGGAAGCTACCAGTACTGGCCTGTACTGGTACCTCGGGGAATCCGCTTGTATACCTATGAGCAGATTCCTGTGTTCCTTAAGGACAATCCATATATTACAGATGGCTACAGGGCTTATCTCCCTTCTAGGCTGTGTTTAAAAAG tttgtttattttgtcCAATGAGACAGTAAACATCTGGAGTCACTTACTgggctttttccttttcttcactcTGGGCATATATGACATGACTTCTGTATTACCTTCAGCCAGCGCCTCTAGAGAAGATTTTGTTATCTGTTCTATTTGCCTCTTCTGTTTTCAA TACTGGCGTCAGGTATACTTGATCACTGTGCTTGCTATGATCCTTGCAGTGTTCTTTGCTCAGATTCATCCCAGCTACCTCACTCAGCAGTGGCACAGACTGCGCTCCatcatcttttgctccgtgtctGGATATGGCGTCATCCCTACTATCCACTGGGTTTGGCTCAATGGGGGAGTTGGTGCATCTATTGTGCAG GAGTTTGCTCCCCGGGTAATTGTGATGTACTTGATTGCTGCTGTAGCTTTTCTCTTTTACATTTCCAAAGTCCCAGAAAGATATTTTCCAG GACAATTAAACTACCTCGGCTCTAGTCACCAAGTTTGGCATATCCTTGCCGTGCTAATGTTGTATTGGTGGCATCAATCTACAGTGTATATCATGCAATACAGACACAGCAAGCCCTGTCCTGACTACATTACACATTTATGA
- the PAQR3 gene encoding progestin and adipoQ receptor family member 3 isoform X1: MHQKLLKSAHYIELGSYQYWPVLVPRGIRLYTYEQIPVFLKDNPYITDGYRAYLPSRLCLKSLFILSNETVNIWSHLLGFFLFFTLGIYDMTSVLPSASASREDFVICSICLFCFQVCMLCSVGYHLFCCHRSEKTSRRWMALDYAGISIGILGCYVSGVFYAFYCNNYWRQVYLITVLAMILAVFFAQIHPSYLTQQWHRLRSIIFCSVSGYGVIPTIHWVWLNGGVGASIVQEFAPRVIVMYLIAAVAFLFYISKVPERYFPGQLNYLGSSHQVWHILAVLMLYWWHQSTVYIMQYRHSKPCPDYITHL, from the exons ATGCATCAGAAGCTTCTGAAGAGTGCCCATTACATCGAGCTCGGAAGCTACCAGTACTGGCCTGTACTGGTACCTCGGGGAATCCGCTTGTATACCTATGAGCAGATTCCTGTGTTCCTTAAGGACAATCCATATATTACAGATGGCTACAGGGCTTATCTCCCTTCTAGGCTGTGTTTAAAAAG tttgtttattttgtcCAATGAGACAGTAAACATCTGGAGTCACTTACTgggctttttccttttcttcactcTGGGCATATATGACATGACTTCTGTATTACCTTCAGCCAGCGCCTCTAGAGAAGATTTTGTTATCTGTTCTATTTGCCTCTTCTGTTTTCAA GTCTGTATGCTTTGCTCAGTAGGATATCATCTTTTCTGCTGTCATCGCTCAGAGAAGACTAGCCGTAGATGGATGGCATTAGATTATGCAGGAATTTCCATTGGGATCTTGGGCTGCTACGTATCAGGAGTGTTTTATGCATTTTACTGTAATAAT TACTGGCGTCAGGTATACTTGATCACTGTGCTTGCTATGATCCTTGCAGTGTTCTTTGCTCAGATTCATCCCAGCTACCTCACTCAGCAGTGGCACAGACTGCGCTCCatcatcttttgctccgtgtctGGATATGGCGTCATCCCTACTATCCACTGGGTTTGGCTCAATGGGGGAGTTGGTGCATCTATTGTGCAG GAGTTTGCTCCCCGGGTAATTGTGATGTACTTGATTGCTGCTGTAGCTTTTCTCTTTTACATTTCCAAAGTCCCAGAAAGATATTTTCCAG GACAATTAAACTACCTCGGCTCTAGTCACCAAGTTTGGCATATCCTTGCCGTGCTAATGTTGTATTGGTGGCATCAATCTACAGTGTATATCATGCAATACAGACACAGCAAGCCCTGTCCTGACTACATTACACATTTATGA